One segment of Massilia sp. Se16.2.3 DNA contains the following:
- a CDS encoding YgiQ family radical SAM protein, with protein sequence MTRAEMDALGWDSCDVILVTGDAYIDHPSFGMALVGRLLEAQGYRVGIISQPDWTSAEPFRALGKPNLYWGITAGNMDSMVNRYTADRKIRSDDAYTPNAEPNKRPDRAVTVYAQRVREAYPGVPVVIGSIEASLRRIAHYDYWSDKVRRSVLFESKADLLIFGNAERALVDVTRRIAAGESIKSIRDIRGTAFLVPQGWLPDEEWSVHNSTRVDVPGRIDKQPNPYAMALEDPKACALDNAGPEPEVKPIMIMTREQRQAAAREKALKTVVRLPSFDTVSEDPVMYAHASRVFHLESNPGNARALVQAHGDRDVWLNAPPLPLAMDEMDNVYDLPYARAPHPSYGKAHIPAWEMIRYSVNIMRGCFGGCTFCSITEHEGRIIQSRSEPSILREIELIRDTTKNFSGTITDLGGPTANMYRLACKEKSIEESCRRLSCVYPTICSNLGTDHSKLISLYRKARAIPGIKKILIGSGLRYDLAVRSPEYVKELVTHHVGGLLKIAPEHTEQGTLSKMMKPGIGAYDEFKRMFEKYSIEAGKKQYLIPYFIAAHPGSTDEDMLNLALWLKKNNFKLDQVQTFTPTPMAMATTMYHSRKNPLKKVTEDSEVVETAKSGKMRKAHKAFLRYHHPENWPILRETLVKMGRGDLIGNGERHLVPAWHPSEEGAAPAVRETGARQARQPGAPAKRGNAMPAPAPAPHQIAANARRQPERAPAGRALPGARVAAPVEKTRPSILGTIKTKPKAGRK encoded by the coding sequence ATGACCCGCGCCGAAATGGACGCGCTCGGCTGGGATTCGTGCGACGTGATCCTCGTCACCGGCGACGCCTACATCGACCATCCGAGCTTCGGCATGGCCCTCGTCGGCCGCCTGCTGGAAGCGCAGGGCTACCGGGTCGGCATCATCAGCCAGCCGGACTGGACCTCTGCCGAGCCCTTCCGCGCGCTGGGCAAGCCGAACCTGTACTGGGGCATTACCGCCGGCAACATGGATTCGATGGTCAACCGCTACACGGCCGACCGCAAGATCCGTTCCGACGATGCCTACACCCCGAACGCCGAACCGAACAAACGCCCGGACCGCGCGGTGACGGTGTACGCCCAGCGCGTGCGCGAGGCCTATCCGGGCGTGCCGGTCGTGATCGGCTCGATCGAAGCCTCGCTGCGCCGCATCGCCCACTACGATTACTGGTCGGACAAGGTGCGCCGCTCGGTGCTGTTCGAATCGAAGGCGGATCTGCTGATCTTCGGTAACGCCGAACGCGCACTGGTCGACGTCACGCGCCGCATCGCCGCCGGCGAAAGCATCAAATCCATCCGCGACATCCGCGGCACGGCCTTCCTGGTGCCGCAGGGCTGGCTGCCGGACGAAGAATGGAGCGTGCACAATTCCACTCGCGTGGATGTGCCGGGCCGCATCGACAAGCAGCCGAATCCGTATGCGATGGCGCTGGAAGACCCGAAAGCCTGCGCGCTCGACAACGCCGGGCCGGAGCCGGAAGTCAAGCCGATCATGATCATGACGCGCGAACAGCGGCAAGCCGCAGCGCGTGAAAAGGCGCTGAAGACGGTCGTGCGTTTGCCCTCATTCGACACCGTCAGCGAAGACCCGGTGATGTATGCGCACGCCTCGCGCGTGTTCCACCTGGAATCGAACCCGGGCAATGCACGGGCGCTGGTGCAGGCCCATGGCGACCGCGATGTCTGGCTGAACGCGCCGCCGCTGCCGCTGGCCATGGACGAGATGGACAATGTCTACGACCTGCCCTACGCACGCGCCCCGCACCCGAGCTACGGCAAGGCCCATATCCCGGCCTGGGAAATGATCCGCTATTCGGTCAACATCATGCGCGGGTGTTTTGGGGGCTGCACCTTCTGCTCGATCACCGAGCACGAGGGCCGCATCATCCAGAGCCGCTCGGAGCCGTCGATCCTGCGCGAGATCGAACTGATCCGCGACACGACCAAGAACTTCTCCGGCACGATTACCGACCTCGGCGGCCCGACGGCGAACATGTACCGCCTGGCCTGCAAAGAAAAAAGCATCGAGGAATCCTGCCGCCGCCTTTCCTGCGTGTACCCGACGATCTGCAGCAACCTCGGTACCGACCACAGCAAGCTGATCTCGCTGTACCGCAAGGCACGCGCGATTCCCGGCATCAAGAAGATCCTGATCGGTTCGGGCTTGCGCTACGACCTGGCAGTGCGCTCGCCGGAATACGTGAAGGAACTGGTGACCCACCACGTGGGCGGCCTGCTGAAAATCGCACCGGAGCACACCGAGCAGGGCACCCTGTCGAAGATGATGAAGCCGGGCATCGGCGCCTACGACGAATTCAAGCGCATGTTCGAGAAGTATTCGATCGAGGCCGGCAAGAAGCAGTACCTGATTCCATATTTTATTGCCGCGCACCCGGGCAGCACGGACGAAGACATGCTGAACCTGGCGCTGTGGCTGAAGAAAAACAACTTCAAGCTGGACCAGGTGCAGACCTTCACGCCGACGCCGATGGCGATGGCGACGACCATGTACCACAGCCGCAAGAATCCGCTGAAGAAAGTCACGGAGGATTCCGAAGTCGTGGAAACGGCGAAGAGCGGCAAGATGAGGAAAGCCCATAAAGCATTCCTGCGCTACCACCACCCGGAGAACTGGCCGATCCTGCGCGAGACCCTGGTCAAGATGGGCCGTGGCGACCTGATCGGCAATGGCGAGCGCCACCTGGTGCCCGCCTGGCATCCGTCGGAAGAGGGCGCCGCCCCCGCGGTGCGCGAAACCGGCGCACGCCAGGCACGCCAGCCGGGCGCGCCCGCCAAGCGCGGCAACGCCATGCCGGCGCCGGCGCCGGCGCCGCACCAGATCGCAGCCAACGCCCGCCGCCAGCCCGAGCGTGCGCCGGCAGGCCGCGCCCTGCCTGGCGCGCGCGTGGCCGCTCCCGTGGAAAAGACCCGGCCGTCGATCTTGGGAACCATCAAGACCAAGCCGAAAGCGGGACGCAAGTAA
- the dinB gene encoding DNA polymerase IV, giving the protein MRDDPSLRGRPLAVGGRPDQRGVVATCNYEARRFGIHSAMATAQAMKLCPDLLVIPPAMEKYRIASRQIMEIYSDYTDLVEPLSLDEAYLDVSNSPHCKGSATLIAQEIRRRIFETVGITASAGVAPNKFVAKIASDWNKPDGLFLVRPEEVDAFVAALPVKKLHGVGKVTAAKLNKLGVQTCLDMRGWTLQELQHHFGSFGARLYDLCRGIDYREVSPERERKSISTEETYTPDVPDLPACLALLPDLYEHLLGRIKRNAAEKFINKLFVKIKFSDFQQTTVECVGFSPHLPTFARLMEIGWQRASRPVRLLGVGVRLGETENVEQLSLFDERTTH; this is encoded by the coding sequence ATGCGCGACGATCCGTCCCTGCGCGGGCGTCCGCTCGCCGTCGGCGGCCGTCCTGACCAGCGCGGCGTGGTGGCGACCTGCAACTACGAGGCCCGGCGCTTCGGCATCCATTCGGCCATGGCCACGGCCCAGGCGATGAAACTGTGCCCGGACTTGCTCGTCATTCCGCCGGCGATGGAAAAATACCGCATTGCCTCGCGCCAGATCATGGAGATCTACAGCGACTACACCGACCTGGTCGAACCGCTGTCGCTCGACGAAGCCTATCTGGATGTCTCGAATTCACCGCACTGCAAGGGCAGTGCGACCCTGATCGCGCAGGAAATCAGGCGCCGCATCTTCGAGACTGTCGGCATCACCGCCTCGGCGGGCGTCGCACCGAATAAATTCGTGGCGAAGATCGCCAGCGACTGGAACAAGCCCGACGGCCTGTTCCTCGTGCGTCCCGAAGAGGTCGATGCTTTCGTCGCGGCCCTGCCTGTGAAAAAACTGCACGGGGTCGGGAAAGTGACCGCCGCCAAGCTGAACAAACTCGGCGTGCAGACCTGCCTCGACATGCGCGGCTGGACGCTGCAGGAGCTGCAGCATCATTTCGGCAGTTTTGGCGCGCGCCTGTACGACCTGTGCCGCGGCATCGATTACCGCGAAGTCAGCCCCGAGCGCGAGCGCAAGTCGATCAGCACCGAGGAAACCTATACGCCGGACGTGCCCGACCTGCCAGCCTGCCTGGCGCTGCTGCCGGATTTATACGAGCACCTGCTGGGGCGCATCAAGCGCAACGCTGCCGAAAAATTCATCAACAAGCTATTTGTAAAAATCAAATTCTCCGACTTCCAGCAGACCACGGTCGAGTGCGTGGGCTTTTCGCCACACCTGCCCACCTTCGCCCGCCTGATGGAAATCGGCTGGCAACGCGCCAGCCGCCCTGTGCGCCTGCTGGGTGTCGGGGTGCGCCTGGGCGAGACCGAAAACGTCGAGCAGCTCAGTCTGTTTGACGAACGCACAACACATTAA
- a CDS encoding diguanylate cyclase, translated as MLAVGIGNLSFALLLAAYIRCTANSPALPVWMWARMAFGLTQLLAYARPLEGSPLLAAMESAGWVAGLTLESTAYAIFFGYKNWRRTLVPVWGLCLLLACAATLNGFAYAQLIGAVSLVMGCGTLLAGMMLVHPHLHGITPLKRLIGASDLVSGAGLALWGCIVAAGMPEPEWGRTVAYISGYLLMLVNGFGFMLMSKQRDDARMERLATTDDLTGLLNRRAFYAQTEAARMLALRQAQPMALLMLDIDHFKQLNDRFGHATGDEALVKFAATCHAALREHDILGRMGGEEFALALPGTDLAGAVNAAERLRQAVVDTRLLTCGNQYTMTVSIGLVVIEPDEALSAALARADQALYAAKRGGRNRVEVGPTRRCA; from the coding sequence ATGTTGGCAGTTGGCATCGGCAACCTGTCGTTTGCCCTGCTGTTGGCCGCCTATATACGCTGCACCGCCAATAGTCCGGCCCTGCCGGTATGGATGTGGGCACGCATGGCCTTCGGCCTGACCCAGCTGCTTGCCTATGCGCGTCCGCTGGAAGGCTCGCCCCTGCTGGCAGCAATGGAATCGGCCGGCTGGGTTGCCGGCCTGACCCTCGAGTCGACTGCCTATGCGATTTTCTTCGGCTACAAAAACTGGCGCCGTACCCTGGTACCGGTCTGGGGACTATGCCTGCTGCTGGCCTGTGCGGCGACACTGAACGGTTTCGCCTACGCGCAGCTGATCGGCGCCGTGTCGCTCGTCATGGGATGCGGCACCCTGCTGGCCGGCATGATGCTGGTGCATCCGCACCTGCATGGCATCACTCCACTGAAACGCCTGATCGGCGCGAGCGACCTCGTCTCCGGTGCCGGCCTTGCGTTGTGGGGCTGCATCGTCGCCGCCGGCATGCCCGAACCGGAGTGGGGCCGTACCGTGGCCTATATCTCGGGCTACCTGCTCATGCTGGTGAACGGCTTTGGTTTCATGTTGATGAGCAAGCAGCGCGACGATGCACGCATGGAGCGCCTGGCCACCACCGACGACCTGACCGGTTTACTGAACCGGCGCGCCTTCTATGCGCAGACCGAAGCGGCGCGCATGCTGGCGCTGCGCCAGGCCCAGCCGATGGCCCTGCTGATGCTCGACATCGACCATTTCAAGCAACTGAACGACCGCTTCGGCCACGCTACCGGCGACGAGGCCCTGGTCAAGTTCGCCGCCACTTGCCATGCCGCCTTGCGCGAGCACGACATCCTGGGTCGCATGGGCGGCGAGGAATTCGCGCTGGCACTGCCCGGCACCGACCTGGCGGGCGCCGTCAACGCGGCCGAGCGCCTGCGCCAGGCCGTGGTCGACACGCGCCTGCTCACCTGCGGCAACCAGTACACGATGACGGTCAGTATCGGCCTGGTCGTGATCGAGCCGGACGAAGCCCTGTCGGCGGCATTGGCGCGCGCCGACCAGGCCCTGTATGCGGCCAAGCGCGGCGGGCGCAACCGGGTGGAAGTCGGCCCGACGCGCCGCTGCGCTTAA
- a CDS encoding recombination-associated protein RdgC, with product MWFKNLQIYRLPANWAFAPEQMEEALQTQAFSPASSNELLRQGWDSPRGNGKLVHVVNKQMLMMLGTEKKLLPSSVINQVAKAKAAELEEQQGFPPGKKAMKELKERVADELLPRAFTIRSNTWTWIDPVNGWLVVDAASPAKADDVIKLLLKAVDRLPLESLRVQRSPVAVMTGWLESDEAPYNFTIDQDTELRATGESRAAVRYVKHSLDPEDIRRHIASGKQCTRLAMTWNSRVSFVLTEALAIKGVKPLDVIKEGETVTYSDDERFDNDIMLMTGELSKMLTDVVEALGGEAKA from the coding sequence ATGTGGTTCAAGAATCTTCAGATTTACCGTCTTCCCGCCAACTGGGCGTTTGCCCCCGAGCAGATGGAAGAGGCGCTGCAGACGCAGGCATTCTCGCCGGCCAGCAGCAACGAATTGCTGCGCCAGGGCTGGGATTCGCCACGCGGCAATGGCAAGCTGGTCCACGTCGTCAACAAGCAGATGCTGATGATGCTGGGCACCGAAAAGAAGCTGCTGCCGAGCTCGGTCATCAACCAGGTCGCCAAGGCCAAGGCGGCCGAACTGGAAGAGCAGCAGGGCTTCCCGCCAGGCAAGAAGGCGATGAAGGAACTGAAGGAACGTGTGGCCGACGAACTGCTGCCGCGCGCATTCACGATCCGCAGCAACACCTGGACCTGGATCGACCCGGTCAACGGCTGGCTGGTCGTCGATGCCGCCAGCCCGGCGAAAGCCGATGACGTCATCAAGCTGCTGCTCAAAGCCGTCGACCGCCTGCCGCTCGAATCGCTGCGCGTGCAGCGCTCGCCGGTGGCCGTGATGACGGGCTGGCTGGAATCGGACGAAGCGCCATACAACTTCACGATCGACCAGGACACGGAACTGCGTGCCACCGGCGAAAGCCGCGCCGCCGTGCGTTACGTGAAGCATTCGCTCGACCCGGAAGACATCCGCCGCCACATCGCGTCGGGTAAACAGTGCACGCGCCTGGCCATGACCTGGAACAGCCGCGTGTCGTTTGTCCTGACCGAAGCGCTGGCCATCAAGGGCGTGAAACCGCTGGACGTGATCAAGGAAGGCGAAACCGTCACCTACAGCGACGACGAGCGCTTTGACAACGACATCATGCTGATGACGGGCGAGCTGTCCAAGATGCTGACCGACGTGGTGGAAGCGCTGGGCGGTGAAGCGAAGGCGTAA
- a CDS encoding DUF4404 family protein → MLNENDSNLKAHLKTLHRSLSETDEVDEELQMLLRQLDGDIKHVLERRADADLDANTYGLGTRTQELSARFAARHPTVSSALSELGNILSSMGI, encoded by the coding sequence ATGCTGAACGAGAACGATTCGAACCTGAAAGCGCACCTGAAAACCCTGCACCGCAGCCTGTCCGAGACCGACGAGGTCGACGAGGAGTTGCAGATGCTGCTGCGCCAGCTCGATGGCGATATCAAGCACGTGCTCGAGCGCCGCGCAGATGCCGACCTCGACGCCAACACCTATGGCCTCGGCACCCGCACCCAGGAACTGAGCGCCCGCTTCGCCGCGCGCCACCCGACCGTGTCCTCGGCCCTGAGCGAGCTTGGCAACATCCTGTCGAGCATGGGTATCTAG
- a CDS encoding TonB-dependent receptor domain-containing protein yields MAKMSRMHRRVLQAELAALALAALPAVPALAQSSDGAALQTVTVTAQRRTENIRDVPLAVSALRGEKLDVLTSGGQGIRLLAGKLPSLNVESSNGRTFPRFYIRGYGNTDFNTFASQPVSLIHDEVVQENPILKGFPIFDVANVEVLRGPQGTLFGRNTPAGVVKFESEKPNTSKVEGNCNASVATHNTIKVEGAVNVPLSQDWAMRVSTLRQHRDDYVENYSDLAMTQRRGDLDGVPRPVPASFDKKHFNPVIAENVTQIGNPSVDTSKAKFSWDLSGTYKLTPSANLYGRVATGFRAPSIAAASASVPITVADAETITSYEACIKADLFERRGRVAFSVYDYTVKDQQLKRRIHRQAADGRWPAPGLHLGRRQVRSGPVRPQHPRRAPHYRCHRLQQLTGFTNEPRTWGVQFKGNF; encoded by the coding sequence ATGGCCAAGATGTCCAGGATGCACCGCCGCGTCCTGCAGGCAGAGCTGGCGGCGCTCGCGCTGGCGGCCCTGCCCGCCGTGCCGGCCCTGGCCCAGAGCAGCGATGGCGCCGCGCTGCAGACCGTCACCGTGACGGCCCAGCGCCGCACCGAAAACATCCGCGACGTGCCGCTGGCCGTCAGCGCGCTGCGCGGCGAAAAGCTCGACGTGCTCACGTCCGGTGGCCAGGGCATCCGCCTGCTGGCCGGCAAACTGCCGAGCCTGAATGTCGAATCCTCGAATGGCCGCACCTTCCCGCGCTTCTATATTCGCGGCTACGGCAATACCGATTTCAATACCTTCGCTTCGCAGCCGGTCTCGCTGATCCATGACGAAGTGGTGCAGGAAAACCCGATCCTGAAAGGCTTCCCGATCTTCGACGTCGCCAACGTCGAGGTGCTGCGCGGCCCGCAGGGCACCCTGTTCGGCCGCAATACCCCGGCCGGCGTGGTGAAGTTCGAGTCGGAAAAGCCGAACACGAGCAAGGTCGAGGGTAACTGCAATGCCTCGGTCGCCACCCACAACACGATCAAGGTCGAAGGCGCGGTCAACGTGCCGCTGTCGCAGGACTGGGCGATGCGCGTGTCGACCCTGCGCCAGCACCGCGACGACTACGTTGAGAACTACAGCGACCTGGCCATGACCCAGCGCCGTGGCGACCTCGACGGCGTACCCCGGCCGGTCCCGGCTTCATTCGACAAGAAGCATTTCAATCCCGTCATCGCCGAGAACGTGACCCAGATCGGCAACCCGTCGGTCGACACCAGCAAGGCCAAGTTCAGCTGGGACCTGAGCGGCACCTATAAGCTCACCCCGAGCGCCAACCTGTACGGCCGCGTGGCAACGGGTTTCCGCGCGCCGAGCATCGCGGCTGCCTCGGCTTCGGTGCCGATCACCGTGGCCGACGCCGAGACCATCACCTCGTATGAGGCCTGCATCAAGGCCGACCTGTTCGAACGCCGCGGCCGGGTTGCCTTCTCGGTCTATGACTACACGGTGAAGGACCAGCAGCTGAAGCGGCGGATTCACCGGCAAGCCGCTGACGGAAGGTGGCCTGCGCCTGGGCTACACCTGGGCCGACGGCAGGTACGAAGCGGCCCTGTTCGGCCGCAACATCCTCGACGAGCGCCGCATTACCGGTGCCATCGACTTCAACAACTGACGGGATTTACCAACGAACCGCGTACCTGGGGTGTGCAGTTCAAGGGCAATTTCTGA
- a CDS encoding VF530 family DNA-binding protein, translated as MSVQSLHGITLESLLTRLVEHYGWEGLGRRIDINCFQKDPSIKSSLKFLRRTPWAREQVEQLYLETRFTN; from the coding sequence ATGAGTGTTCAATCCCTCCACGGTATTACCTTAGAATCCCTGTTAACCCGCCTGGTCGAGCACTATGGCTGGGAGGGACTCGGCCGCCGGATCGACATCAATTGCTTCCAGAAAGACCCGAGCATCAAGTCGAGCCTGAAGTTCCTGCGCCGCACGCCGTGGGCGCGCGAGCAGGTCGAGCAGCTGTACCTCGAGACCCGCTTCACCAACTAG
- a CDS encoding response regulator has protein sequence MILEVSGHTTRIAHDGIEALAAAREFLPQVAFLDIGMPGMNGYQTASAIRRTPGLAGMTLVALTGWGTESDRLRSAEAGFDHHLTKPVQVKVVQELLAALASDGPGSA, from the coding sequence ATGATCCTCGAGGTCAGCGGGCACACGACGCGCATCGCCCACGACGGCATCGAAGCCCTGGCCGCCGCCCGCGAATTCCTGCCGCAGGTAGCCTTTCTCGACATCGGCATGCCCGGCATGAACGGCTACCAGACAGCCAGCGCCATTCGCCGCACGCCCGGGCTGGCGGGCATGACGCTGGTGGCGCTGACAGGATGGGGAACCGAAAGCGACCGCCTCCGTTCAGCCGAGGCCGGTTTCGATCACCATCTCACGAAGCCGGTGCAGGTGAAGGTGGTGCAGGAGCTGCTCGCTGCACTGGCAAGCGACGGGCCTGGATCAGCTTAA
- a CDS encoding PAS domain-containing protein → MQDDSHHSSPLDTNALGLQLFESSPDCVKLLSNEGHLLAMNRNGMCAMEIDDFGIVAGARWESLWPRDSQGQLHAAMAQARIGTTGHFKAFCPTAKGAPRWWEVMVTPVHGDDGQLRHLLAVSRNVTGQVEAEAERERLLREVQAANARMEDIFRQTPAFMCVLAGPDHVFELINEHYLQLVGNRNLAGQAMRDALPEIAAQGYLELLDQVYLTGEPFFGTDLPVMLQRQPGAPLEQRFIDLVFTALRNGDGRITGLLVHGVDQTHRKRAESALLESRERFAKIVHQAATGVVQMDQQGRITLANQKYCGMLGYTETELLGKSAANVTAPDSLAATLAAIEKLVAGGPDFVIDKHYLRKDGSLQPATSSVSALRSAEGEFQGFVAIVLDTTESRRAAEKLRASEERYRTLFESVDQGFAILDLIFDAGGQPADYRFLEMNAMFARHTGVTGATGKTARELVPELDPFWFDTYGRVGLTGEAVRFEREAPAVGRWFDVYATRMGDADSRKVAILFSDITERKRSEARLRQLADDLSDADRRKTEFPGDAGP, encoded by the coding sequence ATGCAGGACGACAGCCACCACTCCTCCCCTCTCGACACGAACGCCCTGGGCCTGCAGCTTTTCGAAAGCAGCCCGGATTGCGTGAAGTTGCTCAGCAATGAAGGGCACCTCCTGGCGATGAACCGCAACGGGATGTGCGCCATGGAGATCGACGACTTCGGCATCGTTGCCGGTGCGCGCTGGGAATCGCTCTGGCCGCGCGACAGCCAGGGACAGCTCCATGCCGCCATGGCCCAGGCCAGGATCGGCACGACCGGCCATTTCAAGGCCTTCTGCCCGACCGCCAAAGGCGCGCCGCGCTGGTGGGAAGTGATGGTGACGCCGGTGCATGGAGACGATGGCCAGCTGCGTCACCTGCTGGCAGTCTCGCGCAATGTCACCGGCCAGGTCGAGGCCGAGGCCGAACGCGAACGCCTGCTGCGCGAAGTGCAGGCCGCCAATGCGCGCATGGAAGACATCTTTCGCCAGACCCCGGCCTTCATGTGCGTGCTGGCCGGGCCGGACCATGTCTTCGAACTCATCAACGAACACTACCTGCAACTGGTTGGCAACCGCAACCTGGCGGGCCAGGCAATGCGCGACGCGCTGCCGGAAATCGCCGCGCAAGGCTACCTGGAACTGCTCGACCAGGTCTACCTGACCGGGGAACCCTTCTTCGGTACCGACCTGCCCGTCATGCTGCAGCGCCAGCCCGGTGCCCCGCTCGAGCAGCGCTTCATCGACCTGGTCTTCACTGCCCTGCGCAATGGGGACGGCCGCATCACTGGACTGCTCGTCCATGGCGTCGACCAGACCCACCGCAAGCGTGCCGAAAGCGCGCTGCTGGAAAGCCGCGAGCGCTTCGCGAAGATCGTCCACCAGGCCGCGACCGGCGTGGTGCAGATGGACCAGCAGGGCCGCATCACGCTGGCGAACCAGAAGTATTGCGGCATGCTGGGATACACCGAGACCGAGCTGCTCGGCAAAAGCGCGGCCAACGTGACGGCGCCCGACTCGCTGGCGGCGACCTTGGCGGCGATAGAGAAGCTGGTCGCAGGCGGTCCGGATTTCGTCATCGACAAACACTACCTGCGCAAGGACGGCTCGCTGCAGCCGGCCACCAGCAGCGTCAGCGCGCTGCGCAGCGCCGAGGGCGAATTCCAGGGCTTCGTGGCGATCGTGCTCGATACCACCGAGAGCCGCCGGGCGGCGGAAAAGCTGCGCGCCAGCGAGGAACGCTACCGCACCCTGTTCGAATCGGTCGACCAGGGCTTCGCCATCCTCGACCTCATCTTCGATGCCGGCGGGCAGCCGGCCGACTACCGTTTCCTCGAAATGAACGCGATGTTTGCGCGCCATACCGGCGTGACCGGGGCGACCGGCAAGACCGCCAGGGAACTCGTGCCGGAACTCGACCCCTTCTGGTTCGACACCTATGGCCGCGTGGGGCTGACGGGCGAGGCGGTACGCTTCGAACGCGAGGCGCCCGCGGTCGGGCGCTGGTTCGACGTGTACGCCACACGGATGGGCGATGCCGACAGCCGCAAGGTCGCGATCCTGTTTTCCGACATCACCGAGCGCAAGCGCTCGGAAGCCCGGCTGCGCCAGCTGGCCGACGACCTGTCCGATGCCGATCGCCGCAAGACCGAATTCCCCGGCGACGCTGGCCCATGA
- a CDS encoding S8 family peptidase — protein sequence MKSTHSIYPLLKVAVAVSIATGSLCAGSAIAAVNLDAQAAGTTQYITNTDRLIVKYKAAQGGSVAAQLGANMSTARQAVADRAGQQFGMKLQALRTTANGAHVFKIDRKVSLKEADALAKEMMARDSSIEYAEPDRIMTKMATASDPRYSEQWDFFDTTGGLRVPGAWDLSTGTGVRVAVIDTGIRPHADLSGQYVGGYDFISDATMGNDGNGRDSDPSDPGDWIVANECYAGSPASNSSWHGTHVAGTIAAKTNNGVGVAGVAYNARVVPVRVLGKCGGYTSDIADAIIWASGGTVSGVPANAYPAKVINMSLGGGGACDTTTQNAINSARSRGTVVVVAAGNENQNASNSNPANCAGVVTVAATGKTGARASYSNYGTVVDVAAPGGDGSYGILSTLNSGTRAPGSDSYAAYQGTSMATPHVAAVAALMLAKNSALTPDQIEAKLKSTARAFPGTCSGCGTGIVDAAAAVVSAGGGTTGTTINETESNGSISTANAVSTSGTTVNGTMGSSTDSDYFVVQLPAGKSLSASLSMGSTADYDLYVYNSSGTQLAASENGAGATDSTSVSNTGTSTVARYVRVKYYSGPTGSTGTYSLKLTW from the coding sequence ATGAAGTCGACGCATTCGATTTACCCGTTGTTGAAGGTCGCTGTAGCTGTCTCCATCGCCACCGGTTCGCTGTGCGCCGGTTCGGCCATCGCCGCTGTGAACCTGGACGCCCAGGCCGCCGGCACCACGCAATACATCACGAACACCGATCGCCTGATCGTGAAATACAAGGCTGCCCAGGGCGGCAGTGTCGCTGCCCAACTCGGCGCCAACATGAGCACTGCGCGCCAGGCAGTGGCCGACCGTGCCGGCCAGCAGTTCGGCATGAAGCTGCAAGCCCTGCGCACGACCGCCAACGGTGCCCACGTGTTCAAGATCGACCGCAAGGTCTCGCTGAAAGAAGCCGACGCGCTGGCCAAGGAAATGATGGCGCGCGACAGCTCGATCGAGTACGCGGAACCAGACCGCATCATGACCAAGATGGCCACCGCCAGCGATCCGCGCTACTCGGAGCAGTGGGACTTCTTCGACACCACCGGCGGCCTGCGCGTGCCTGGCGCCTGGGACCTGTCGACCGGTACCGGCGTGCGCGTTGCCGTCATCGACACCGGTATCCGTCCTCACGCCGACCTCTCCGGCCAGTATGTCGGCGGCTACGACTTCATTTCCGACGCGACGATGGGCAACGACGGCAACGGCCGCGATAGCGACCCGTCCGATCCGGGCGACTGGATCGTTGCCAACGAGTGCTACGCCGGCAGCCCGGCATCGAACTCGAGCTGGCACGGTACCCACGTGGCCGGCACCATCGCCGCCAAGACCAACAACGGTGTCGGCGTCGCCGGCGTCGCCTACAACGCGCGTGTCGTGCCTGTCCGCGTGCTCGGCAAATGCGGTGGCTACACCTCCGACATCGCCGACGCCATCATCTGGGCTTCGGGCGGCACCGTGAGCGGCGTGCCGGCAAATGCCTATCCTGCCAAGGTCATCAACATGTCGCTCGGCGGCGGTGGCGCTTGCGACACCACGACCCAGAACGCGATCAACAGCGCCCGTTCGCGCGGCACCGTGGTCGTCGTCGCGGCCGGTAACGAAAACCAGAACGCCAGCAACTCGAATCCGGCCAACTGCGCCGGCGTCGTGACCGTGGCGGCAACCGGCAAGACCGGCGCCCGCGCTTCGTACTCGAACTACGGCACCGTGGTCGACGTCGCTGCACCAGGCGGCGACGGTTCCTACGGCATCCTGTCGACGCTCAACAGCGGCACCCGTGCTCCAGGCTCGGACAGCTACGCCGCCTACCAGGGCACCTCGATGGCGACCCCGCACGTCGCCGCCGTCGCTGCGCTGATGCTGGCGAAGAACTCGGCCCTGACGCCTGACCAGATCGAAGCCAAGCTCAAGAGCACCGCACGCGCCTTCCCGGGCACCTGCTCGGGCTGCGGCACCGGCATCGTCGACGCGGCAGCAGCCGTGGTCTCGGCCGGCGGCGGTACCACCGGCACGACGATCAACGAAACCGAGTCGAACGGCTCGATCTCGACCGCGAACGCCGTCAGCACCAGCGGCACCACCGTCAACGGCACCATGGGCAGCTCGACCGACAGCGACTACTTCGTGGTCCAGCTGCCGGCCGGTAAGTCCCTGTCGGCATCGCTGAGCATGGGTTCGACCGCGGACTACGACCTGTATGTCTACAACTCGTCGGGCACCCAGCTGGCCGCCAGCGAGAACGGCGCCGGCGCAACCGACAGCACCTCGGTGTCGAACACGGGCACGTCGACCGTGGCACGTTATGTGCGCGTGAAGTACTACAGCGGCCCAACCGGCAGCACCGGCACCTACTCGCTGAAACTGACCTGGTAA